A window from Plasmodium malariae genome assembly, contig: PmUG01_00_27, whole genome shotgun sequence encodes these proteins:
- the PmUG01_00052400 gene encoding Plasmodium exported protein, unknown function: protein MVQTTIYLSFPNIFIFTILVWICQNSYESNNSGKTCHKKTNLNNAPNARVSRILIGETDVNFQQKYLTLKEKAMHLLDEDDDHFANKLNALIQNFGLQENYKKGVYNNSFQKPSNSLKYRDNSKKSHYDSMTFDSDLESLSDLSTYDDTEETSQDSLYYDSSIDNIHHKTGSGKLNEKRIPMKNYEQIEPKKTSSISYRLKKFDKNYENKVAKLLNTKYDSLHKISHKSTVSLFKIILPVIKPILVSIAMIFTFMMMQNTYGIFLSILVFIFCIAYVTYKYFKLNGLK, encoded by the exons ATGGTACAAACTACTATATACTTATCTTTTCCTaacattttcatatttactattttagTATGGATATGCCAGAATTCCTATGAA TCAAATAACTCTGGAAAAACATGCCATAAGAAAACCAACCTAAATAATGCACCAAATGCAAGAGTAAGCAGGATATTGATTGGTGAAACTGATGTAAATTTTCAACAGAAATACTTAACCTTGAAAGAAAAAGCAATGCATTTACTGGATGAAGACGATGATCATTTTgctaataaattaaatgcattaatacaaaatttcggtttacaagaaaattataaaaaaggagtGTATAATAACAGTTTTCAAAAACCATCAAACTCATTAAAATATAGAGATAATTCCAAAAAATCGCATTACGATTCAATGACATTTGATAGTGATTTAGAAAGCCTAAGTGATCTATCTACATATGATGACACAGAGGAAACATCTCAAgattcattatattatgatAGTAGTATTGATAATATTCATCATAAAACAGGAAGTGGAAAATTAAATGAGAAACGTATTCctatgaaaaattatgaacaaatagAACCAAAAAAAACATCATCGATAAGTTATCGTTTAAAGAAATTCGATAAAAATTACGAAAATAAAGTAGCAAAATTATTGAATACTAAATATGATAGCTTACATAAAATTTCACATAAATCTACAGTatctctttttaaaataatacttcCTGTTATAAAGCCAATTTTGGTATCTATTGCTATGATATTTACGTTTATGATGATGCAGAATACTTatggtatttttttatcaattctagtatttattttttgtatagcTTATGTTacctataaatattttaaacttAATGGTTTGAAGTAA